The following proteins are co-located in the uncultured Propionivibrio sp. genome:
- the uvrB gene encoding excinuclease ABC subunit UvrB, which produces MTFPGSPFLLHQPFPPAGDQPEAIRLLVEGLDDGLAFQTLLGVTGSGKTYTMANVIARTGRPALVLAPNKTLAAQLYAEFREFFPENAVEYFVSYYDYYQPEAYVPARDLFIEKDSAINEHIEQMRLSATKSLLERRDCIIVATVSCIYGIGDRDEYHKMILTMRVGDRMGQRDIIKRLAELQYERNETDFHRGTFRVRGDVIDVFPAEHAEHAIRVSLFDDEIDGLQLFDPLTGHLQQKLKRFTVFPSSHYVTPRNTVLRAIEAIKEELRDRLEFFAREGRLVEAQRLEQRTRFDLEMLDQLGFCKGIENYSRHLSGRMAGEPPPTLIDYLSADALMFIDESHVAIPQIGAMYKGDRSRKENLVNYGFRLPSALDNRPLKFHEFEHLVRQCVFVSATPAAYESEHQGQVVEQVVRPTGLVDPQIQVRPASTQVDDLLGEIRTRAASDERVLVTTLTKRMAEELTEYLGENGVRVRYLHSDIDTVERVEIIRDLRLGEFDVLIGINLLREGLDIPEVSLVAILDADKEGFLRSERSLIQTIGRAARHLHGTAILYADRVTDSMQRAIAETERRREKQMHHNELHGIRPRSVSKRIKDIIDGVYDAESAQKTLQAEQTQAGYLAMDEKQLTREIKRLEKEMQKFAQNLEFEKAAATRDALFRAKELLFGVEGHDHAV; this is translated from the coding sequence GTGACATTTCCCGGGAGTCCATTCCTGTTGCACCAGCCGTTTCCGCCTGCTGGCGACCAGCCCGAAGCGATTCGATTGCTTGTCGAAGGCCTGGATGACGGATTGGCATTCCAGACGCTGCTCGGCGTCACCGGCTCTGGCAAAACGTATACGATGGCCAATGTCATCGCGAGGACCGGGCGGCCAGCGCTTGTCCTGGCGCCGAACAAGACGCTGGCGGCCCAGCTGTATGCCGAGTTCCGCGAGTTCTTCCCCGAGAATGCGGTCGAGTACTTCGTCTCCTACTACGACTACTATCAGCCGGAAGCCTACGTTCCGGCTCGGGATCTTTTCATCGAGAAAGATTCGGCGATCAACGAGCACATTGAGCAGATGCGCCTGTCGGCGACGAAAAGCCTGCTCGAACGGCGCGATTGCATCATCGTGGCGACGGTGTCGTGCATCTACGGTATTGGCGATCGCGATGAATACCACAAGATGATCCTGACCATGCGTGTCGGCGATCGGATGGGGCAGCGCGACATCATCAAGCGCCTGGCCGAATTGCAGTACGAGCGCAACGAGACCGATTTTCATCGCGGCACCTTCCGCGTGCGCGGTGACGTGATTGACGTTTTTCCGGCGGAGCATGCCGAGCATGCCATTCGCGTGTCGCTCTTTGATGATGAAATCGACGGCTTGCAGTTGTTCGATCCGCTGACCGGACATCTGCAACAAAAGCTCAAGCGTTTTACGGTATTCCCCTCGTCGCACTACGTTACGCCGCGGAACACGGTGCTGCGAGCGATTGAGGCGATCAAGGAGGAATTGCGCGACCGGCTGGAGTTTTTTGCCAGGGAAGGACGCCTTGTCGAAGCGCAGCGCCTTGAACAACGGACCCGCTTCGATCTTGAAATGCTCGATCAACTTGGTTTCTGCAAGGGGATTGAAAACTATTCTCGGCATTTGTCCGGAAGAATGGCCGGAGAGCCGCCGCCGACCCTGATCGACTATTTGTCGGCGGATGCATTGATGTTCATCGACGAGTCACATGTGGCGATCCCCCAGATCGGCGCCATGTACAAGGGCGACCGGTCACGCAAGGAAAATCTCGTGAACTACGGATTCCGCCTGCCGTCTGCCCTGGATAACCGTCCGCTCAAATTTCACGAGTTCGAGCATCTCGTCAGGCAGTGCGTTTTTGTATCGGCGACGCCGGCAGCCTACGAGAGCGAACATCAGGGCCAGGTCGTCGAACAGGTAGTCCGGCCGACAGGTCTTGTTGATCCTCAAATTCAGGTTCGTCCGGCAAGTACCCAGGTCGATGATCTGCTTGGCGAAATTCGCACACGCGCGGCCAGCGACGAACGTGTTCTGGTGACGACGCTGACCAAGCGCATGGCGGAGGAATTGACCGAGTATCTCGGCGAAAACGGCGTGCGCGTGCGTTATCTCCACTCTGATATCGACACGGTCGAGCGCGTCGAGATTATCCGTGACCTCCGTTTGGGCGAATTCGACGTATTGATCGGCATTAACCTGTTGCGTGAGGGATTGGATATTCCCGAGGTTTCTCTGGTAGCGATCCTTGATGCCGACAAGGAGGGTTTTCTCCGGTCCGAACGTTCGTTGATCCAGACCATCGGGCGCGCCGCGCGTCATCTGCACGGGACGGCGATTCTCTATGCTGATCGTGTCACCGATTCCATGCAGCGGGCGATTGCCGAAACCGAGCGCCGGCGCGAAAAGCAGATGCACCACAACGAATTGCACGGCATTCGTCCGCGCAGCGTATCGAAGCGGATCAAGGATATCATCGACGGCGTCTACGATGCCGAATCGGCCCAGAAGACGCTGCAAGCCGAGCAGACACAGGCCGGGTACCTGGCCATGGATGAAAAACAACTCACCCGGGAAATCAAAAGACTGGAAAAGGAAATGCAAAAATTCGCCCAGAACCTCGAGTTCGAGAAAGCGGCCGCCACCCGCGACGCGCTTTTCCGGGCCAAGGAGTTGCTGTTCGGTGTCGAGGGACACGATCATGCTGTTTGA
- a CDS encoding amino acid aminotransferase — protein MTTSIFSAVEMAPRDPILGLNEAFGADTRTTKVNLGVGVYFDESGKIPLLDAVKRAEKARVESLPARGYQPIEGAPAYNQSVQKLLFGNDSSLLAEGRVVTAQALGGTGALKVGADYLRRLLPDAKVYISDPSWENHRALFEAAGFTVETYPYYDASARGVNFDGMAACLKSLPAGSIIVLHACCHNPTGADLTEAQWREIIEIIKARGLVGFLDMAYQGFADGIAEDALALNLFAASGLQFVVSSSFSKSFSLYGERVGALSIVTASKDESARVMSQIKRTIRTNYSNPPTHGGSVVAAVLSSPELRNVWETELAGMRDRIRTMRQSFVQKLQAKGVAQDFSFIIKQRGMFSYTGLSADQVARMQNEFGVYAVSTGRICVAAMNTRNIDYVVDAVAAVL, from the coding sequence ATGACAACATCAATATTTTCCGCCGTGGAGATGGCTCCACGCGACCCGATTCTCGGATTGAACGAAGCTTTTGGCGCCGATACTCGCACGACGAAAGTCAATCTTGGCGTCGGCGTTTATTTCGATGAATCCGGCAAGATCCCCTTGCTGGACGCTGTCAAACGGGCCGAAAAGGCGCGTGTCGAGTCGCTGCCGGCGCGCGGCTATCAGCCGATCGAAGGTGCTCCGGCTTACAACCAGTCCGTGCAAAAACTGCTCTTCGGCAACGACTCGTCTTTGCTGGCAGAGGGCCGCGTCGTGACGGCCCAGGCACTGGGCGGCACCGGCGCCTTGAAAGTCGGCGCCGATTATCTCCGCCGTCTTCTCCCTGACGCCAAGGTCTATATCAGTGACCCCAGTTGGGAAAACCACCGTGCCCTGTTCGAAGCGGCCGGTTTCACGGTCGAAACGTATCCGTACTATGACGCGTCGGCGCGTGGCGTCAATTTCGACGGCATGGCTGCTTGCCTGAAATCCTTGCCAGCCGGTTCGATCATCGTCTTGCACGCCTGCTGCCACAACCCGACCGGGGCCGACCTGACCGAAGCCCAGTGGCGCGAAATCATCGAAATCATCAAGGCACGCGGACTCGTCGGCTTTCTGGATATGGCCTATCAGGGATTTGCCGACGGAATCGCCGAAGACGCGCTGGCACTGAATCTCTTTGCCGCGTCCGGACTTCAGTTCGTGGTTTCCAGCTCCTTCTCGAAATCCTTCTCGCTGTATGGCGAGCGCGTTGGCGCGCTGTCGATCGTTACCGCATCCAAGGACGAATCGGCGCGCGTCATGTCGCAGATCAAGCGGACCATCCGCACGAACTACTCGAACCCGCCGACGCACGGCGGCAGCGTCGTCGCGGCAGTGCTGTCCAGCCCGGAACTCCGTAACGTCTGGGAAACCGAACTTGCCGGCATGCGTGATCGCATTCGCACCATGCGTCAGAGCTTCGTGCAGAAACTCCAGGCCAAAGGTGTCGCTCAGGACTTCTCCTTCATCATCAAGCAACGCGGCATGTTCTCTTACACCGGCCTCTCTGCCGATCAGGTCGCACGGATGCAGAATGAATTCGGCGTCTATGCGGTCAGCACGGGACGGATCTGTGTTGCTGCGATGAACACCCGCAACATCGACTACGTTGTCGATGCCGTTGCTGCGGTGCTGTAA
- a CDS encoding DUF1870 family protein, producing MNRTDLQAIRQLLFFTQAEAARHVASTPECPDGVTPDTWQAWEAGTQPIPPHIVERITDLSEWRYGALAATADNVRIQIGEQDGAPDSVFVIWYDNLDDWLSMPGREPVMWRLQQSVCAGLREMYSIVKLVCFDADAYRQWRGERVDSESLRAEWASTVA from the coding sequence ATGAACCGAACCGATTTGCAGGCTATTCGCCAACTGCTCTTTTTTACGCAGGCCGAAGCTGCACGCCACGTAGCTTCCACTCCTGAATGTCCGGACGGAGTGACGCCAGACACGTGGCAGGCCTGGGAGGCCGGCACACAACCGATCCCGCCCCATATTGTGGAACGGATAACGGATTTAAGCGAATGGCGTTATGGGGCACTGGCGGCCACCGCCGACAACGTCCGCATCCAGATTGGCGAACAGGATGGCGCGCCCGATTCGGTTTTCGTCATCTGGTATGACAACCTCGACGACTGGCTTTCCATGCCCGGACGGGAACCGGTCATGTGGCGACTGCAGCAGTCCGTCTGCGCCGGTCTGAGGGAGATGTACAGTATCGTCAAGCTCGTGTGCTTTGATGCCGACGCCTATCGCCAATGGCGCGGCGAGCGCGTGGATTCGGAATCGCTTCGCGCCGAATGGGCCTCGACCGTCGCCTAA
- the guaA gene encoding glutamine-hydrolyzing GMP synthase, whose product MAHKKILILDFGSQVTQLIARRIREQQVYCELHPFDVGEAFIREFNPQGIILSGGPNSVYEAEEWRAPQVVFELGVPVLGICYGMQTMAQQLGGKVESSGKREFGYAEIRARGHSKLFLGIEDRKNAEGHGLLDVWMSHGDKVTGLPEGFRVIASNESCPIAAMADETRGFYAVQFHPEVTHTLKGKDMFARFVHDICGCGHDWNMPDYVDEAIAKVRAQVGKEEVILGLSGGVDSSVVAALLHRAIGDQLTCVFVDNGLLRLNEAEQVMQTFARNLGVKVIHVDAAAQFLGHLAGVSDPEQKRKIIGREFVEVFQAEAKKLPNAKWLAQGTIYPDVIESAGSKTKKAHTIKSHHNVGGLPETLNLKLLEPLRELFKDEVRELGVALGLPHEMVYRHPFPGPGLGVRILGEVKKEYADLLRRADAIFIDELRAADWYDKTSQAFAVFLPVKSVGVMGDGRTYEYVVALRAVQTQDFMTAHWAELPHALLGKVSNRIINEVRGINRVVYDISGKPPATIEWE is encoded by the coding sequence ATGGCACACAAAAAAATCCTCATTCTCGATTTTGGTTCCCAGGTAACGCAACTTATCGCAAGGCGGATCCGCGAGCAGCAGGTCTATTGCGAACTCCATCCGTTCGATGTTGGCGAGGCGTTTATCCGTGAATTCAATCCGCAAGGGATCATCCTTTCCGGAGGACCGAATTCGGTTTATGAAGCGGAGGAATGGCGTGCGCCGCAGGTGGTTTTCGAATTGGGCGTTCCTGTCCTCGGCATCTGTTACGGCATGCAGACGATGGCGCAGCAATTGGGGGGCAAGGTTGAGAGTTCGGGCAAACGTGAATTCGGCTACGCCGAAATTCGTGCGCGGGGTCATTCAAAACTGTTCCTGGGTATCGAAGATCGCAAAAATGCCGAAGGCCATGGTTTGCTTGACGTCTGGATGAGTCACGGCGACAAGGTTACCGGCTTGCCGGAAGGATTCCGGGTGATCGCCAGCAATGAATCATGTCCGATTGCCGCCATGGCCGACGAAACCAGGGGGTTTTATGCGGTCCAGTTCCATCCGGAGGTGACGCACACGCTCAAGGGCAAGGACATGTTCGCGCGCTTTGTCCATGATATCTGCGGTTGTGGACATGACTGGAACATGCCGGACTATGTCGATGAAGCGATCGCCAAGGTGCGGGCGCAAGTGGGCAAAGAAGAGGTCATTCTCGGTCTGTCCGGCGGCGTTGACTCCTCGGTGGTGGCGGCGCTCCTGCACCGAGCGATTGGCGACCAATTGACCTGCGTATTCGTCGATAACGGATTGCTCCGTCTGAACGAGGCCGAGCAGGTCATGCAGACGTTCGCGCGCAATTTGGGTGTCAAGGTGATCCACGTTGATGCGGCGGCCCAATTCCTGGGGCATCTTGCTGGTGTTTCTGATCCTGAGCAGAAGCGCAAGATCATCGGGCGTGAATTTGTCGAAGTCTTCCAAGCCGAGGCCAAGAAGCTGCCGAATGCCAAATGGTTGGCTCAGGGCACCATTTATCCGGACGTTATCGAGTCGGCCGGCTCGAAGACCAAAAAGGCACACACAATCAAGAGCCACCACAATGTGGGCGGACTTCCGGAAACGCTCAATCTGAAATTGCTCGAACCCTTGCGCGAACTGTTTAAGGACGAGGTGCGTGAGTTGGGGGTTGCCCTCGGGTTGCCGCATGAGATGGTCTATCGGCACCCCTTCCCGGGGCCGGGTCTCGGCGTCAGAATTCTGGGGGAGGTCAAGAAGGAGTACGCCGACCTGCTGCGACGTGCCGATGCGATTTTTATCGACGAACTTCGTGCGGCGGACTGGTACGACAAGACCAGCCAGGCGTTTGCTGTTTTCCTGCCGGTGAAATCGGTCGGCGTGATGGGCGACGGCCGAACCTACGAATATGTGGTGGCCTTGCGTGCAGTGCAAACCCAGGATTTCATGACGGCGCACTGGGCGGAATTGCCGCATGCGCTCCTGGGCAAGGTTTCCAACCGTATCATCAACGAAGTGCGCGGCATCAATCGCGTCGTTTACGATATTTCCGGGAAGCCGCCTGCAACCATTGAGTGGGAATGA
- the guaB gene encoding IMP dehydrogenase, which yields MRLLQKALTFDDVLLVPAHSSILPRDVTLRTRLTRNITLNMPLVSAAMDTVTEARLAIAMAQAGGIGIVHKNLTPQAQAAEVSKVKRFEAGILKDPITVAPTLTVREVLELTRLHKISGFPVVDDKKVVGIVTNRDLRFETNLDQPIRNIMTPRDRLVTVHEGATVEEGKSLIHKHRLERVLVVNDAFELRGLITVKDIIKTTEHPDACKDASGRLRVGAAIGVGAGTEERAELLAEAGVDVIVVDTAHGHSQGVLERVRWVKTRFPHIEVVGGNIATADAARALVDHGADGVKVGIGPGSICTTRIVAGVGVPQITAIQNVAEALAGSGVPMIADGGIRYSGDICKAIAAGGNAVMLGGLFAGTEEAPGEVELYQGRSYKSYRGMGSIGAMAAGAADRYFQDSASNVEKLVPEGIEGRVPYKGSVVAVIHQLMGGLRSSMGYLGCPTIADMHTKAAFVEITSAGVRESHVHDVQITKEAPNYHVD from the coding sequence ATGCGTTTATTGCAGAAAGCGCTGACGTTTGACGACGTCCTGCTCGTTCCCGCCCATTCATCGATTCTCCCCCGCGACGTCACGTTGCGCACCCGTCTCACCCGTAACATCACGCTTAACATGCCGCTGGTTTCGGCGGCAATGGATACCGTGACGGAAGCGCGTCTGGCGATTGCCATGGCACAGGCGGGTGGTATCGGTATCGTTCACAAGAACCTCACGCCGCAAGCCCAGGCGGCGGAAGTCTCGAAGGTCAAGCGTTTCGAGGCCGGTATCCTCAAGGATCCGATCACCGTCGCACCGACACTGACTGTCCGCGAGGTTCTGGAACTAACCCGGTTGCACAAAATTTCAGGATTCCCTGTTGTCGATGATAAAAAGGTCGTCGGCATCGTAACGAACCGTGATTTGCGTTTCGAGACGAATCTCGATCAACCGATCAGAAATATCATGACGCCGCGTGATCGTCTGGTCACCGTGCATGAAGGCGCAACGGTGGAAGAGGGGAAGTCCCTGATTCACAAACATCGGCTTGAGCGCGTCCTTGTCGTTAACGACGCGTTCGAATTGCGCGGGTTGATCACGGTCAAGGACATCATCAAGACGACCGAACACCCGGATGCCTGCAAGGATGCCTCCGGCCGTTTGCGCGTCGGGGCCGCCATCGGTGTTGGTGCCGGTACCGAAGAGCGGGCCGAATTGTTGGCCGAAGCGGGGGTGGATGTGATTGTGGTGGATACCGCGCACGGCCACTCGCAAGGCGTACTCGAACGCGTGCGCTGGGTCAAGACGCGGTTCCCGCACATTGAAGTCGTCGGCGGCAATATTGCCACTGCGGATGCGGCACGCGCGCTGGTGGATCATGGCGCAGACGGCGTCAAGGTGGGGATCGGTCCGGGATCAATTTGCACGACGCGTATCGTTGCCGGTGTCGGTGTGCCACAGATCACGGCCATTCAGAATGTGGCGGAAGCGCTTGCCGGTAGTGGCGTTCCGATGATTGCCGATGGCGGTATCCGGTATTCCGGCGATATCTGTAAGGCGATTGCAGCTGGCGGCAATGCAGTCATGCTCGGCGGCCTGTTTGCGGGGACCGAGGAAGCGCCCGGTGAAGTCGAGCTCTATCAAGGTCGCTCCTACAAGTCCTATCGTGGCATGGGATCTATCGGCGCGATGGCGGCAGGTGCCGCCGATCGCTACTTCCAGGACAGCGCGTCAAACGTCGAGAAGCTTGTCCCGGAAGGGATTGAAGGCCGGGTACCGTACAAGGGCTCGGTGGTTGCGGTCATTCATCAGTTGATGGGTGGCTTGCGCTCCTCCATGGGATATCTCGGCTGTCCGACGATTGCTGACATGCATACCAAAGCAGCATTCGTCGAAATCACTTCTGCGGGCGTGCGAGAGTCCCATGTTCACGACGTACAAATCACCAAGGAAGCACCGAATTACCACGTCGATTGA
- a CDS encoding DUF4124 domain-containing protein has product MTSRSSKLIKTVLTLCLVTATAVASAQIYRWKDENGRIVFSDKPPEGRVRQQEKLDTPLSSASGGAQKNLAEQEISFQKRQKEARERAEKTDKEEAAQAEKQEYCTSLRRQLMALESGERIVRRDENGERQFLEDAQREQEIAKVRQAMQNTCQ; this is encoded by the coding sequence ATGACATCCCGATCATCCAAGCTCATCAAGACGGTGCTGACACTCTGCCTTGTTACGGCAACCGCTGTCGCGTCGGCGCAAATCTACCGCTGGAAAGACGAGAACGGCAGGATCGTGTTCTCGGACAAGCCACCGGAAGGCCGTGTCCGGCAACAAGAGAAGCTCGACACCCCACTCTCTTCTGCATCAGGCGGTGCCCAAAAAAATCTCGCCGAACAGGAAATATCGTTCCAGAAAAGGCAGAAGGAAGCGAGGGAACGAGCCGAGAAAACTGACAAGGAGGAGGCTGCCCAAGCCGAAAAACAGGAATACTGCACTTCCCTGCGACGGCAGTTGATGGCACTGGAGTCGGGCGAACGCATCGTCCGGAGAGACGAGAACGGCGAGCGGCAGTTCCTCGAGGACGCCCAACGCGAACAGGAAATCGCCAAAGTACGCCAGGCGATGCAGAACACCTGCCAATGA
- a CDS encoding RnfH family protein — protein sequence MAEQMRVEVVYALPNKQEIVVIGLDEGATVLQAIERSGLLEKYPEIDLSKNKLGVFAKLVKLETVLRHRDRVEIYRPLIADPKAVRKQRAAEGKVMKKGAGESAEAPASS from the coding sequence ATGGCTGAGCAGATGCGCGTGGAAGTTGTATATGCGCTTCCCAACAAGCAGGAAATTGTTGTCATCGGATTGGACGAAGGGGCGACGGTGCTCCAGGCCATTGAGCGATCAGGTTTGCTCGAAAAATATCCCGAGATCGATTTGTCCAAGAACAAGCTCGGCGTGTTCGCGAAACTCGTCAAGCTGGAGACGGTGTTGCGGCATCGGGACCGTGTCGAAATCTATCGTCCACTGATTGCTGATCCCAAGGCGGTCAGAAAGCAGCGTGCCGCCGAAGGCAAAGTGATGAAGAAAGGTGCTGGCGAAAGCGCCGAGGCCCCGGCCTCAAGCTGA
- a CDS encoding type II toxin-antitoxin system RatA family toxin: MATVERSILIGYSVRQMFDLVENIEAYPDFLPWCERTQVSYRDTSRTVATLFINFRGVKAHFTTENDKNDPAFIGLRLVDGPFRRLDGGWHFHPLGEHACKVELRLAYEFSNRLFDKMIGPVFGQICNTFVDAFARRAEAVLGEGNG; this comes from the coding sequence ATGGCCACGGTGGAAAGGTCGATCCTGATCGGATATTCGGTACGCCAGATGTTCGATCTCGTCGAAAATATCGAGGCGTATCCCGATTTCTTGCCGTGGTGCGAGCGCACGCAGGTTTCCTATCGGGATACGAGCAGGACGGTGGCGACGCTGTTTATCAATTTCCGTGGCGTAAAAGCGCACTTTACGACGGAAAACGACAAAAATGATCCCGCGTTCATCGGACTCCGACTGGTCGACGGTCCGTTCCGGCGCCTGGATGGAGGCTGGCACTTTCATCCGCTCGGGGAGCACGCGTGTAAAGTTGAGCTTCGACTGGCGTACGAGTTCTCTAACCGGTTGTTCGACAAAATGATCGGCCCTGTTTTTGGACAAATTTGCAATACCTTTGTCGACGCGTTTGCGCGTCGGGCAGAAGCGGTTCTCGGAGAAGGAAATGGCTGA
- the smpB gene encoding SsrA-binding protein SmpB, which translates to MSIITNKKAFHDYFIEERFEAGMVLEGWEVKAIRAGRANIKESYVVIRDGEISIFGMHITPLAEASTHIKPDPVRTRKLLLHAKEISKLIGKVERAGYTLMPLDLHFSKGRIKAEIGLAKGKKLHDKREAEKSRDWEREKARLMRVNN; encoded by the coding sequence ATGAGTATCATTACCAACAAGAAGGCTTTCCACGACTATTTCATTGAGGAAAGGTTTGAGGCCGGCATGGTTCTTGAAGGCTGGGAAGTCAAGGCGATCCGCGCCGGCCGAGCGAACATCAAGGAGTCTTACGTCGTCATTCGCGACGGCGAAATTTCCATTTTCGGCATGCACATCACGCCCTTGGCGGAAGCCTCAACGCACATCAAGCCTGATCCGGTCCGCACGCGCAAATTGTTGTTGCACGCAAAAGAGATCAGCAAGCTGATCGGCAAGGTCGAGCGCGCCGGCTACACCTTGATGCCGCTGGATCTGCATTTCTCGAAAGGCCGCATCAAGGCGGAAATCGGCCTGGCAAAAGGCAAGAAACTGCATGACAAACGCGAGGCCGAAAAATCCCGGGACTGGGAGCGCGAAAAGGCTCGACTGATGCGCGTCAACAACTAA
- a CDS encoding RNA methyltransferase gives MKKLCQSGRERRKTQQIVLDGIHLVESLLASGRSPLEIVISDTGKSRSEISLLIENREKCASVICLPDALFAELAPVETPSGILAIASMPKESGRIDAMGDAVLLDGVQDPGNVGSILRSAAAAGFRQVLLSEDCAQVWSPKVLRAGMGAHFLLDLHESVRLPEFLNGYRGTSIATALEPDSVGLYDQALQGPVAWVFGSEGAGVCADVMESVARRVRIPMPGGCESLNVAAAAAVCLFETVRQRSLAPVSC, from the coding sequence TTGAAAAAGCTCTGTCAGAGCGGTCGCGAGCGTCGCAAAACACAGCAGATCGTTCTGGACGGGATTCACCTTGTCGAAAGCCTGCTTGCATCGGGCCGGTCGCCGCTTGAGATTGTCATTAGCGATACGGGGAAATCCCGAAGCGAAATTAGTCTGCTTATTGAAAACCGCGAAAAATGCGCAAGCGTCATTTGTCTGCCCGATGCGCTGTTTGCCGAATTGGCCCCCGTTGAAACGCCCAGCGGAATACTGGCAATTGCCTCGATGCCTAAGGAGAGCGGACGAATCGATGCAATGGGCGATGCTGTGCTTCTTGATGGTGTTCAGGATCCGGGCAACGTTGGCTCAATACTGCGTAGCGCAGCGGCAGCCGGCTTTCGCCAGGTTTTGCTCTCCGAGGATTGTGCGCAGGTCTGGTCACCCAAAGTGCTCCGCGCCGGCATGGGCGCGCACTTTTTACTCGATCTGCATGAATCGGTTCGCTTGCCCGAATTTTTGAACGGATACAGAGGGACTTCGATTGCAACCGCGCTCGAGCCTGATTCTGTCGGCTTGTACGATCAGGCTTTGCAGGGACCGGTTGCCTGGGTGTTTGGCAGTGAAGGTGCCGGTGTGTGTGCCGACGTGATGGAGAGCGTGGCGCGGCGCGTCCGGATACCCATGCCTGGCGGTTGCGAGTCACTCAACGTCGCTGCCGCCGCGGCCGTCTGCTTGTTTGAAACGGTGCGGCAGCGGAGCCTCGCGCCGGTTAGTTGTTGA
- the rnhB gene encoding ribonuclease HII: protein MPLWLPEGLVCGVDEAGRGPLAGSVVAAAVILDPLHPIDGLDDSKKLSAKRREKLAEEIRRHALAWAVAEASVEEIDRINILQASLLAMRRAVLALSVSPTKALVDGNKCPELPCPVEAIVGGDGKVASIAAASILAKTTRDAAMLALHAQYPVYGFDRHMGYPTRQHLQSLREHGISPVHRRSFAPVAQLPLL from the coding sequence ATGCCGCTGTGGCTGCCTGAGGGGCTCGTCTGCGGTGTCGATGAGGCCGGCCGTGGCCCTCTGGCTGGCTCCGTCGTTGCCGCCGCGGTGATTCTAGATCCGCTGCACCCGATCGACGGCCTCGACGACTCCAAAAAACTCTCGGCCAAGCGACGCGAAAAGCTGGCGGAGGAGATTCGGCGGCATGCGCTGGCGTGGGCTGTGGCGGAGGCGAGTGTCGAAGAGATCGACCGGATCAATATTCTGCAGGCCAGTCTTCTGGCCATGCGGCGTGCTGTTCTCGCCCTCTCGGTCAGTCCAACAAAAGCGCTGGTTGACGGTAATAAATGTCCGGAATTGCCGTGTCCGGTCGAGGCGATCGTCGGTGGTGATGGCAAGGTGGCGTCGATCGCCGCGGCATCGATTCTGGCGAAAACAACGCGCGATGCAGCAATGCTAGCGTTGCACGCGCAGTACCCGGTTTACGGGTTTGATCGACATATGGGTTACCCGACGCGCCAGCATCTGCAATCTTTGCGCGAACACGGCATCAGTCCGGTGCATCGGCGCAGCTTCGCGCCAGTGGCCCAGTTACCACTGCTGTGA